Proteins from one Nicotiana tabacum cultivar K326 chromosome 23, ASM71507v2, whole genome shotgun sequence genomic window:
- the LOC107771825 gene encoding uncharacterized protein LOC107771825, which yields MCSPMIQKDIINACAKETIKVIIEDLDGNFFGILVDESKDISHKEQMTFVLRYVNKEGEVIERFVGIIHVNDTSAQSLKKKIDSFLLYHSLSSSQIRRKDYDGASNMQGELRGLKTLIMNETPSAHCIHYFAHQLQLTLVALVVKHSDVNDFFCIVTNVLNIVGASFKRRDLLRQYQAEKLEELLISGEVYTGRGLNQERGLQRPGDTRWGFHYRMLDNLIVLFSSIIHVLEFIACEGPNYADRLVAESLMTKIKEFEFVFMLHLM from the coding sequence atgtgTTCCCCAATGATTCAAAAAGATATTATTAATGCTTGTGCCAAAGAAACAATCAAAGTTATCATTGAAGACTTAGATGGAAATTTTTTCGGGATACTAGTTGATGAATCAAAGGATATATCACACAAGGAACAAATGACATTTGTTTTGAGATATGTTAACAAAGAAGGTGAAGTAATTGAGAGATTTGTTGGTATTATTCATGTTAATGATACATCTGCTCAATCATTGAAGAAGAAAATCGACTCTTTTCTTTTGTATCACTCATTAAGTTCATCCCAAATACGTAGGAAAGATTATGATGGAGCTAGTAACATGCAAGGAGAGCTACGTGGTCTTAAGACTTTGATTATGAATGAAACTCCATCGGCTCATTGCATTCATTATTTTGCCCACCAATTGCAATTAACACTTGTGGCTCTTGTAGTGAAGCATTCAGATGTGAATGACTTTTTCTGTATAGTTACTAATGTGTTAAATATTGTTGGAGCATCTTTTAAGCGCAGGGATTTGCTTCGACAATATCAAGCTGAAAAATTAGAGGAGTTGCTCATATCAGGTGAAGTGTATACTGGGCGAGGATTAAATCAAGAACGTGGGCTTCAACGACCAGGTGATACTCGTTGGGGTTTTCATTATAGAATGTTAGATAACCTCATTGTCCTGTTTTCATCAATTATTCATGTTCTTGAATTTATTGCTTGTGAGGGTCCAAATTATGCTGATAGACTTGTTGCTGAAAGTCTTATGACTAAGATTAAggaatttgaatttgtttttatgttGCACTTGATGTGA
- the LOC107771824 gene encoding uncharacterized protein LOC107771824, with amino-acid sequence MTNDLSSSLQRMDQDIVNSMGLLTHTKQRLQTTRNSEFESLMVDVSSFCDKHEILIPKMDARYFPGKSKRRALDVTYSHHLHFEIFNDVIDLHLQELNSHFDDVSTDLLLSMASLNPLNSFGNFDKNRIMKLAEYYLNEFDSNKLRDLSCQLDSFIVYAHSRDKRFFNMKGIGDISKVLVKSDLHQTWPLVYLLIKLTLILTVATASVERAFSSMNYIKHEFRNNIGDEFLNSCLVCYVEHKIFSTVNNDAIIHRFQHMKSRRSQL; translated from the coding sequence ATGACAAATGATTTGAGCTCCTCATTACAAAGGATGGATCAAGATATTGTCAATTCTATGGGACTCCTCACTCATACGAAGCAAAGATTACAAACGACGAGGAATAGTGAATTTGAATCATTAATGGTTGATGTCTCTTCCTTCTGTGATAAACATGAGATACTGATCCCGAAGATGGACGCTCGCTATTTTCCTGGGAAGTCAAAGCGTAGAGCTCTTGATGTTACATACTCTCATCATTTGCATTTTGAGATATTTAATGATGTTATTGATTTGCATCTTCAAGAGCTTAACAGTCATTTCGATGATGTGAGTACCGACTTACTTCTCAGTATGGCTAGTTTAAATCCACTTAATTCATTTGGTAATTTTGATAAGAACAGGATAATGAAATTGGCTGAATATTATCTGAATGAGTTTGACAGCAACAAGCTCCGGGATCTTAGTTGCCAACTTGACAGTTTTATAGTTTATGCTCATAGTCGTGACAAGAGGTTCTTCAACATGAAGGGAATTGGTGACATTTCTAAAGTGTTGGTTAAGTCAGATCTGCATCAAACTTGGCCACTTGTGTATTTACTTATCAAGTTGACTCTCATTCTTACTGTTGCTACTGCTTCTGTGGAACGAGCTTTCTCATCCATGAACTACATAAAACATGAGTTTCGCAATAACATAGGTGATGAATTTTTAAATAGTTGTTTAGTGTGCTATGTAGAGCATAAGATATTCTCAACTGTGAACAATGATGCCATTATTCATCGTTTTCAGCATATGAAAAGTCGTCGATCACAGTTGTGA